The Polaribacter sp. KT25b genome contains the following window.
AATTTATATGTTAGTATAACCTAAAACACTTATCTACTACTTAAATCTAAAAATAAACTATATATATAAATTTATTAGTAATCCGTTTAGGTATTTATACTACGAAAATATAAAATTATCAGGGTTATTTTAATGTGCCTTCGTTATTTGCAATTTATCTATAGACAAAAAGTACTATTGCTTTAGACGAAAATTTAAAGCAAATCTAAACGTTTCATAAGTTCGGGTCTTTTAGATCTGCTTACAGGAATTACTTCCTTTTTTATAAGGACACTATTATCTTCGATATCAATTATTTTTTTAATATTGATAATGTAAGATCTATGTATTTTTAAAAATAAAGAATCCGGTAATTTTTCTTCTATTTTCTTTAATGTTGAGTGAACAACATATTTTTTATCGTCTGTTTTTATATGAATATAATCTCCTTTTGCTTCAACCAAATAGATACTTGGTAAATCAATTTTAATTAAACGTCTGTCTATATTAACATAAAAATCGTTAGAAACATCTTTTACTTTTGATACCGGAGAAGCTACCTGAATGTTCTTTTTTTCTGCCTTGCTAATCGCTTTTTGAAAACGAGATAATTCAATTGGTTTTAACAAATAATCTATAATAAA
Protein-coding sequences here:
- a CDS encoding LytTR family DNA-binding domain-containing protein, which gives rise to MKCIIVDDEKMARVIIQTLANEIKDLHIIEEFSNAIQAMKFLNENKVDLIFLDIHMPDFNGLDFIKSLKNPPKIILTTSDSKFALEAFEYDFIIDYLLKPIELSRFQKAISKAEKKNIQVASPVSKVKDVSNDFYVNIDRRLIKIDLPSIYLVEAKGDYIHIKTDDKKYVVHSTLKKIEEKLPDSLFLKIHRSYIINIKKIIDIEDNSVLIKKEVIPVSRSKRPELMKRLDLL